From Solea senegalensis isolate Sse05_10M linkage group LG19, IFAPA_SoseM_1, whole genome shotgun sequence, the proteins below share one genomic window:
- the LOC122784905 gene encoding kelch-like protein 11: MAAAAPNPEDSNRSSGSGGGTGSPSGLAGDGDAEEAEDFTSSSHCSELTRRQNEQRKQGLFCDVTLAFSSGAATGNVQSCEFSAHRSVLAAATDYFPPLLGGQFSESLSGRVELKEWSSELGPDPETVESVIQYMYIGEIRVSTCNVHEVLELADRFLLLQLKDFCGEFLKKKLSLTNCVAVHSLAHMYTLDQLALRAADMIRRNFHKVIQDEEFYTLPFHLVRDWLSDAEITVDSEEVLFEAVVKWVQKNPEERGRYFEELFRLLRLPQIKPTYLTRVVKNESLVAANEACLRLVSEAVEGHAIRFENLKSADMELWSSHLASFQPRFGQNMDVIMVVGGVSEGGDYLSECVGYFIYEDRWVNLPHIHNHLDGHAIATTESHIYVAGSMEPGFAKTVERYNPNRNTWEQVSNLTTRKHSFGLTCIKDILYSIGGHGNFSPGFKDVSVYEPEQDKWHNLESAPKILRDVKAVSVEDRYVYVTARTPVDTDNEDGLKTVTTRYDTESRQWQDVDSLPLIDNYCIFQMAVASTNFYHTASCCPKSYTVRDEVAKQKISVRISDEILESLPPEVTSIEGAAICHFDEDVFIIGGWKNSDDVDKQYRKEAYRYCAERKRWMLLPPMPQPRCRATACHVRIPYRFLYGCQRYPMPQNLARQRDRMQQMQQLHRRTLTLRRQLQSQIEC; encoded by the exons ATGGCAGCGGCGGCCCCCAATCCTGAGGACTCCAACAGGAGCAGCGGTAGCGGTGGTGGAACCGGCTCACCCAGCGGTCTGGCTGGAGACGGGGACGCGGAAGAGGCCGAGGACTTCACCTCTTCCTCGCATTGCTCGGAGCTGACTCGGCGGCAGAACGAGCAGAGGAAGCAGGGCTTGTTCTGCGACGTGACGTTGGCCTTCAGCAGCGGAGCGGCCACAGGCAACGTCCAGAGCTGCGAGTTTTCTGCCCACAGGTCCGTCCTGGCTGCAGCCACGGACTATTTCCCGCCCCTGCTGGGTGGACAGTTCTCCGAGTCCCTGTCCGGGAGGGTAGAGCTGAAGGAATGGAGCTCGGAGCTCGGGCCAGACCCGGAGACTGTGGAGAGTGTCATCCAGTACATGTACATCGGTGAAATACGCGTCAGTACCTGCAATGTACATGAGGTACTGGAGCTAGCTGACAG gttcctcctgctgcagctgaaggATTTCTGTGGCGAGTTCCTGAAGAAGAAACTAAGCTTGACCAACTGTGTGGCAGTGCACAGTCTAGCCCACATGTACACCCTGGATCAGCTGGCTCTACGGGCTGCAGACATGATCCGACGCAACTTTCACAAGGTTATCCAGGATGAGGAGTTCTACACGCTTCCCTTTCACCTGGTCCGTGACTGGCTTTCTGATGCAGAGATCACAGTGGACTCTGAGGAGGTGCTATTTGAGGCAGTAGTGAAGTGGGTGCAGAAGAACCCGGAGGAGCGAGGTCGCTATTTTGAGGAGCTGTTTCGTCTCCTGAGACTTCCCCAAATCAAGCCCACCTACCTGACCAGGGTGGTGAAAAATGAGAGTCTGGTGGCTGCCAATGAGGCTTGTCTCCGGCTGGTGTCGGAGGCAGTGGAAGGCCATGCTATTCGTTTTGAAAACCTAAAATCCGCAGATATGGAGCTCTGGTCTTCCCACCTGGCGTCCTTTCAGCCTCGTTTTGGCCAGAACATGGACGTTATCATGGTAGTTGGCGGAGTGTCAGAAGGGGGGGACTACCTGAGCGAGTGCGTTGGCTACTTCATTTACGAGGACCGCTGGGTCAACCTGCCGCATATTCACAACCACCTGGACGGCCACGCCATTGCTACCACAGAGTCCCACATCTATGTAGCTGGCTCTATGGAACCAGGGTTTGCTAAGACAGTGGAGCGTTACAACCCCAACCGCAACACCTGGGAGCAGGTGAGCAACTTAACCACACGCAAGCATTCCTTTGGCCTCACCTGCATTAAGGATATCCTGTACAGCATTGGTGGCCATGGAAACTTCAGTCCAGGTTTCAAAGACGTCAGTGTTTACGAACCTGAGCAAGACAAGTGGCACAATCTGGAGTCTGCCCCCAAAATCTTGCGAGATGTGAAGGCCGTGAGTGTGGAGGACCGCTATGTTTACGTCACGGCTCGCACACCTGTCGATACGGATAATGAGGATGGACTGAAGACAGTTACCACCCGTTATGACACAGAGAGTCGCCAGTGGCAAGACGTTGACTCCCTCCCACTTATTGACAACTACTGCATCTTTCAAATGGCCGTGGCGTCCACTAACTTCTACCACACGGCCTCCTGCTGCCCCAAAAGCTACACAGTGCGGGATGAGGTTGCCAAGCAGAAGATCAGTGTGCGCATCTCTGATGAGATCTTGGAGAGTCTGCCACCAGAGGTCACCAGCATTGAAGGTGCAGCCATTTGCCACTTTGATGAAGACGTCTTCATCATCGGAGGTTGGAAGAACAGTGATGATGTGGACAAGCAATACCGTAAGGAGGCTTATCGCTACTGTGCTGAGAGGAAGCGCTGGATGCTGCTGCCGCCCATGCCTCAGCCTCGGTGCCGAGCCACCGCCTGCCACGTCCGTATTCCGTACCGCTTCCTTTATGGCTGTCAGCGCTACCCAATGCCCCAGAATTTGGCCCGTCAGCGAGATCGCATGCAGCAAATGCAGCAGCTTCACCGGCGCACCCTCACCCTGCGCCGGCAGCTTCAGTCACAGATAGAGTGTTAA
- the LOC122784906 gene encoding cytosolic 5'-nucleotidase 3-like produces the protein MIPELSNPSVCMRDPQRVQEILQSMMKAGSNTVQVISDFDMTLTRFMYNGKRCPTCHNILDNSRLISDDGKVELKELLDTYYPIEIDTSRPVEEKLPLMVEWWTKAHELLVQQAIRKDMLTTAVRESEAKLREGFQLFFDHLHEHSIPLLIFSAGIGDILEEVIQQAGVFHPNVKVFSNYMDFDESGVLRAFKGELIHVYNKREGAILNTGHFQELRTRPNVLLMGDSLGDLNMADGVHDMENILKIGFLNDKVEERKQSYLDLYDIVLIKDETLEVPNAVLLYLTGNK, from the exons ATG ATCCCAGAGTTGTCCAACCCCTCGGTGTGTATGAGGGACCCTCAGAGGGTGCAGGAGATTCTACAGTCCATGATGAAAGCTGGCTCCAATACTGTGCAG GTGATCTCAGATTTCGACATGACCCTAACCAGGTTTATGTACAATGGCAAAAGGTGCCCTACGTGCCACA ATATTCTTGACAACAGCAGACTTATCTCTGACGATGGCAAAGTGGAG CTCAAGGAGCTGCTTGACACTTACTACCCCATAGAAATCGATACTTCACGGCCAGTCGAGGAGAAGTTGCCCCTTATGGTGGAGTG GTGGACTAAAGCCCATGAACTGCTGGTACAGCAAGCGATTAGGAAAGACATGCTGACCACAGCAGTACGAGAGTCTGAAGCCAAGCTGAG AGAGGGCTTCCAGCTCTTCTTTGACCACCTGCATGAGCACAGCATCCCTCTGCTCATCTTTTCTGCTGGAATAGGGGACATTCTGGAGGAGGTGATTCAGCAGGCCGGAGTATTTCACCCCAATGTCAAAGTCTTCTCCAACTACATGGACTTTGATGAGAGC GGAGTATTGCGTGCCTTCAAGGGAGAGCTGATCCACGTTTATAACAAAAGAGAAGGTGCGATCCTCAACACTGGCCATTTCCAGGAGTTGCGCACACGGCCTAATGTCTTACTGATGGGGGACTCTCTGGGGGATTTGAACATGGCGGACGGCGTGCATGACATGGAGAACATCCTCAAGATTGGGTTCCTCAACGACAAG gttGAGGAGAGGAAGCAGTCATACCTGGACTTATATGACATTGTGCTGATAAAAGATGAAACCCTGGAAGTCCCTAACGCTGTACTGCTCTACCTCACTGGCAACAAGTGA
- the galr2b gene encoding galanin receptor 2b produces MSDFEDFSRPAGQANVSESYQLNPTSVIVSVVFSLIFLLGTIGNSLVLAVLLRSGQVGYNTTNLFILNLSVADFFFIIFCVPFQATIYSLEGWVFGSFMCKVVHFFINLTMYASSFTLAAVSVDRYLAIRYPLRSRELRTPCNAVVAMVIIWGLSLVFAGPYLSYYDLIDYANSTVCIPGWEEQNRKVLDTCTFLFGYVIPVLIVSLSYTRTIKYLWTAVDPLDGMSESKRAKRKVTKMIIIVTVLFCICWLPYHVVILCYLYGDFPFNQTTYAFRLLSHCMAYANSCVNPIVYALVSKHFRKGFKKVFSCILSKNGRNKVHVVHVANTVPGFEAGSTEVSQMHEENVRQNECEMINRPLPEPREATVTVNLPFQRQT; encoded by the exons ATGTCTGATTTTGAGGATTTCAGCCGACCAGCGGGACAGGCCAATGTCTCTGAAAGCTACCAGCTAAACCCCACCAGCGTCATCGTGTCGGTCGTCTTCTCCCTCATCTTCCTGTTGGGCACCATCGGCAACAGCCTGGTGCTCGCCGTGCTGCTGCGGAGCGGACAGGTCGGATACAACACGACCAACCTCTTCATTCTCAACCTGAGCGTGGCCgacttcttcttcatcatcttttgCGTCCCCTTCCAAGCCACCATCTACTCCCTAGAGGGATGGGTGTTCGGCTCATTCATGTGCAAAGTGGTGCACTTCTTTATCAACCTCACCATGTACGCCAGCAGCTTCACACTCGCTGCTGTATCTGTTGACAG atATCTGGCCATCCGCTACCCACTCCGCTCCAGGGAGCTACGAACCCCTTGCAATGcagtggttgccatggtgatcaTCTGGGGCCTCTCTCTGGTCTTCGCCGGTCCGTATCTCAGCTACTACGACCTGATTGACTACGCCAACAGCACTGTGTGCATCCCCGGCTGGGAAGAGCAGAACCGCAAAGTGCTAGACACGTGCACCTTCCTGTTCGGCTACGTCATCCCCGTGCTCATCGTGAGCCTCTCCTACACGCGAACCATCAAGTACCTGTGGACGGCGGTCGACCCGCTGGACGGCATGTCGGAATCCAAGAGGGCCAAGCGCAAAGTCACCAAAATGATCATCATCGTCACCGTGCTTTTCTGCATATGCTGGCTGCCGTACCACGTGGTGATCCTGTGCTACCTCTACGGAGACTTTCCTTTCAACCAGACCACGTACGCATTCAGGCTCCTCTCCCACTGCATGGCCTACGCCAACTCCTGCGTCAACCCCATCGTGTATGCGCTGGTCTCCAAGCACTTCCGCAAGGGCTTCAAGAAAGTGTTCAGCTGCATCCTGAGTAAAAACGGGAGGAACAAGGTCCACGTGGTCCACGTGGCGAACACCGTGCCCGGCTTCGAGGCGGGCTCCACCGAGGTGTCGCAGATGCACGAGGAGAACGTACGGCAGAACGAATGTGAGATGATTAACAGGCCGCTGCCGGAGCCAAGAGAAGCCACGGTGACGGTGAATTTGCCCTTTCAGCGGCAGACTTGA